One window from the genome of Candidatus Didemnitutus sp. encodes:
- a CDS encoding metallophosphoesterase, with protein MSDFILDDHHHDGIDRRGFLKCMAWAGTGVLWTLSSGVLTSKVLGQTTGLGDLPLAGGNALHFVQISDSHIGFHKPANQDVVGTFRESIARINALQHAPDFILHTGDLTHLSEAAEFDTLEQLLKDCRTKQVFYVPGEHDILNDNGAQYRARFGRNTFGAGWHSFDQKGVHFIGLVNVAAIAEGGLGVLGAEQLDWLARDLAPLSAETPIVVYAHIPLWSVYPQWGWGTSDAEKALTLLKRFGSVTVLNGHIHQTLQKIEGNVTFHTACSTAFPQPAPGAAPKPGPMVVEAPRLRSTLGLTEVTFLEHDKPLAVVDHTLAEK; from the coding sequence ATGAGCGACTTCATCCTCGACGATCATCATCACGACGGCATCGACCGCCGTGGCTTCCTCAAGTGCATGGCCTGGGCAGGCACCGGCGTGCTGTGGACCCTCAGCAGCGGCGTCCTCACGTCCAAGGTGCTGGGCCAGACGACCGGGCTCGGCGATCTCCCCTTGGCGGGCGGCAATGCCCTGCACTTCGTTCAAATCAGCGACAGCCACATCGGCTTTCACAAGCCGGCGAATCAGGATGTCGTCGGGACCTTCCGCGAGTCGATTGCACGCATCAACGCGCTCCAGCATGCACCGGACTTCATCCTGCACACCGGCGACCTCACGCACCTGTCCGAAGCGGCCGAGTTCGACACGCTCGAACAACTGCTGAAGGACTGCCGCACCAAGCAGGTCTTCTACGTGCCCGGCGAGCACGACATCCTCAACGACAACGGCGCCCAATACCGCGCCCGTTTCGGCCGCAACACCTTCGGCGCCGGCTGGCACAGCTTCGACCAGAAGGGCGTGCATTTCATCGGCCTGGTCAACGTCGCGGCGATCGCCGAAGGCGGCCTCGGCGTGCTGGGCGCCGAGCAGCTCGACTGGCTGGCGCGCGACCTCGCGCCGCTCTCGGCCGAGACGCCCATCGTGGTCTACGCGCACATTCCGCTTTGGTCCGTCTACCCGCAATGGGGCTGGGGCACGAGCGACGCCGAGAAGGCGCTCACGCTGCTGAAGCGCTTCGGATCCGTCACGGTTCTGAACGGACACATTCACCAGACCCTGCAAAAAATCGAAGGCAACGTCACCTTCCACACCGCTTGCTCGACCGCGTTTCCGCAACCCGCGCCCGGTGCCGCACCCAAGCCCGGCCCCATGGTCGTCGAGGCGCCGCGCCTGCGTTCCACGCTCGGTTTGACCGAGGTGACCTTCCTCGAGCACGACAAGCCGCTCGCCGTCGTCGATCACACCCTCGCCGAGAAGTAA
- a CDS encoding sigma-70 family RNA polymerase sigma factor: MTSPFEQTMLPHLDAAYNLAHWLLRNEQDARDSVQEAYLRAFKAFHGFRGGDGRAWLLTIVRNVCYTHLRRMQRQLPTEPFDESQHGRVNEPAELAVLDRQEIDHARLDAALTALPVDLREVLVLHEIEGLAYKEIAAVVGIPLGTVMSRLSRARLRLNRALLGPAQSEERP, translated from the coding sequence ATGACCTCTCCCTTCGAGCAAACGATGCTGCCGCACCTGGATGCCGCCTACAACCTGGCGCACTGGCTGTTGCGCAACGAGCAGGATGCACGGGATTCCGTGCAGGAGGCCTATCTGCGCGCGTTCAAGGCCTTTCACGGCTTCCGCGGCGGAGACGGACGCGCCTGGCTGCTGACGATCGTGCGCAACGTCTGCTACACGCATCTGCGGCGGATGCAGCGCCAGCTGCCCACCGAGCCGTTCGACGAAAGCCAGCACGGGCGGGTCAACGAGCCGGCGGAACTGGCGGTGCTCGACCGGCAGGAGATCGATCACGCGCGCTTGGATGCGGCGCTGACGGCGCTGCCGGTCGATCTTCGCGAGGTGTTGGTGCTGCACGAAATCGAGGGACTCGCCTATAAGGAGATCGCGGCCGTCGTGGGCATCCCGCTCGGCACCGTGATGTCGCGTCTCTCCCGCGCGCGTCTGCGTCTGAACCGCGCCCTGCTCGGTCCCGCCCAATCGGAGGAACGTCCATGA
- a CDS encoding anti-sigma factor — protein MTCEQIRPLLGSHLDEELDVVHDATVVAHLDTCPHCTRELQALTELRRTLQRSPLRRAAPVDLAAQIRRQLAAEPAAHAGRVVRFPRRWSQAFALAASIALAGAIGFQWGRMRSERIGFTDDATASFVRARATGRLYEVASSSQHTVKPWFAGRVDFSPAVPDLAAQGFPLLGGRVERFGTRPAAALVYGRRQHTIDVYVWRDGPAASEAPVREAGFTLLGWKGEDGLFYVAVSDLAAPELMEFRRQFTGVDASLPQ, from the coding sequence ATGACCTGCGAACAAATCCGCCCGCTGCTCGGCTCGCATCTCGACGAGGAGCTCGACGTCGTGCACGATGCCACCGTCGTCGCGCATCTCGACACTTGCCCGCATTGCACCCGCGAGTTGCAGGCGCTGACCGAGCTACGCCGGACGTTGCAACGCAGTCCACTGCGCCGCGCTGCGCCGGTCGACTTGGCGGCGCAGATTCGCCGGCAACTCGCGGCCGAGCCGGCGGCGCACGCGGGACGCGTCGTGCGTTTTCCACGGCGCTGGTCGCAAGCGTTCGCGCTCGCCGCCTCGATTGCGCTCGCGGGGGCGATCGGTTTTCAGTGGGGCCGCATGCGGAGCGAACGGATCGGATTCACGGACGATGCCACCGCCAGCTTTGTCCGGGCGCGCGCGACGGGACGGCTTTACGAAGTCGCGTCGTCGAGTCAGCACACGGTGAAGCCGTGGTTCGCGGGGCGCGTGGACTTTTCGCCGGCAGTGCCGGACTTGGCGGCGCAGGGATTTCCGCTGCTGGGCGGACGAGTCGAGCGCTTCGGAACGCGTCCGGCGGCTGCTTTGGTCTACGGACGGCGGCAGCACACGATCGACGTTTACGTCTGGCGTGACGGTCCGGCCGCGAGCGAGGCTCCGGTGCGCGAAGCCGGTTTCACGCTGCTGGGTTGGAAAGGGGAGGACGGGCTCTTCTATGTGGCCGTCTCGGATCTCGCGGCGCCTGAGCTGATGGAATTCCGGCGGCAGTTCACCGGAGTGGACGCGTCGCTTCCGCAATAG
- a CDS encoding BNR-4 repeat-containing protein, translating to MTTHSRLLLLCVLIPTWLFAAPTGPVDAPEVYTLDRNVADRQIATFEDVGTYCALPDSRDKPENRRKSHELVWHRGALYAGMVGWVQPVCDAPGVSFANYPEVYGSGLFVAATAGVFRLADDQTPARLAASVSAAPTPTADTAARVRLTTFMRDAGWCWYQDPRVILHQGKLFIGAVKGNGDGEALVGIYDLRAEKSLGPFVLHEKFDCDDHNSPVFYARPDGSVLAMYARHSREKFHYYRVSDPQDCTRWSEEKRIDHTATLPERDRVTYMNLLPLSAEGKLYNFYRGFEFNPSFVTSTDDGLTWSEDTHFIKSEVPGYQRPYARYAGNGRDTVLVTFTDAHPRDFGNSIYYTAFRGRAFYRADGTKISDLADGPLKPSAAERIFRGSGVKTDGATLGNAPSAAWTSSIALDTQGRPHIAYTLYLSNDDHRYRLASWDGKKWIDREIAYGGRCLYAKEASYTGLVTLDPVDPTQVFISTNVNPSTGIDSGGRHEIYRAKIGPHDNLQTVKWEPVTHDSSVANLRPIIVRDGAQRVVLWTRGVFRSYADYNLEAVGFVETAD from the coding sequence ATGACGACCCACTCCCGCTTGCTGCTTCTCTGTGTTCTGATTCCGACTTGGTTGTTCGCCGCGCCCACTGGACCGGTCGACGCGCCGGAGGTCTACACGCTCGACCGCAATGTTGCCGATCGGCAAATCGCGACGTTCGAGGACGTGGGCACCTATTGCGCTCTGCCCGATTCGCGCGACAAGCCCGAGAATCGCCGTAAATCCCACGAACTCGTCTGGCACCGTGGCGCGCTTTACGCGGGCATGGTGGGCTGGGTGCAACCGGTGTGCGACGCGCCGGGGGTCTCGTTTGCGAACTACCCCGAGGTTTACGGTTCCGGGCTGTTTGTCGCGGCGACCGCAGGAGTGTTCAGACTCGCCGACGATCAGACGCCCGCTCGCCTTGCTGCGTCCGTCAGCGCGGCTCCGACGCCGACCGCAGACACAGCGGCACGCGTGAGGTTGACCACGTTCATGCGGGACGCGGGTTGGTGCTGGTATCAGGATCCGCGCGTCATCCTACATCAGGGTAAACTCTTCATCGGTGCCGTTAAGGGAAACGGCGACGGCGAGGCGCTGGTCGGCATCTACGATCTGCGCGCGGAAAAATCGCTCGGCCCGTTCGTCCTGCACGAGAAATTCGACTGCGACGACCATAACTCTCCCGTGTTCTACGCGCGACCCGACGGCTCGGTGCTCGCGATGTATGCGCGACACAGTCGCGAGAAATTCCACTATTACCGCGTCAGCGATCCGCAGGACTGCACGCGTTGGTCCGAGGAGAAACGCATCGACCACACCGCGACGCTCCCCGAGCGCGACCGCGTGACTTACATGAATCTCCTACCGCTCTCGGCCGAGGGTAAGCTCTACAATTTCTACCGCGGCTTCGAGTTCAACCCCAGCTTCGTGACCTCCACCGACGACGGCCTGACTTGGAGCGAGGATACGCACTTCATCAAAAGCGAGGTCCCCGGTTACCAACGTCCGTATGCGCGCTATGCCGGCAACGGCCGCGACACCGTCCTCGTGACGTTCACCGACGCGCACCCCCGCGACTTCGGAAACAGCATTTACTACACCGCGTTTCGCGGCCGCGCTTTCTACCGCGCCGACGGCACGAAGATTTCCGATCTCGCCGACGGACCGCTGAAGCCCTCCGCCGCCGAGCGGATTTTCCGCGGCAGCGGCGTGAAGACCGACGGCGCCACGCTCGGAAATGCTCCATCCGCCGCGTGGACTTCGTCCATCGCCCTCGACACGCAGGGCCGCCCGCACATCGCCTACACGCTCTACCTCTCGAACGACGACCACCGCTACCGTCTCGCCTCGTGGGACGGAAAGAAGTGGATCGACCGCGAGATCGCCTACGGCGGCCGCTGTCTCTACGCGAAGGAAGCCAGTTACACCGGACTCGTCACCCTCGACCCCGTCGATCCGACCCAGGTTTTCATCTCCACCAACGTGAATCCGAGCACGGGCATCGATTCCGGCGGGCGGCACGAAATCTACCGCGCGAAAATCGGGCCGCACGACAATCTCCAGACGGTGAAATGGGAGCCCGTCACGCACGATTCGTCCGTCGCCAACCTCCGCCCGATCATCGTCCGCGATGGAGCGCAGCGCGTCGTCCTGTGGACTCGCGGCGTCTTCAGATCCTACGCTGATTACAACCTCGAAGCCGTCGGCTTCGTCGAGACGGCCGACTGA
- the ffh gene encoding signal recognition particle protein — protein sequence MFESLTDKLTNALRNLRGVGKLSEENMADALKEVRAALLAADVHFKVAREFIERVQTAVVGQEVLKSVTPGQMVIKIIHDELVKLLGEGTTELSAKRPLRILMVGLHGSGKTTSTAKLGKLLKKKGARPFVVACDVYRPAAIDQLEILAKQEELGFYCDRASKDVPAIGAQALDAATAANADIILFDTAGRLQIDTELVEEVKKLSARVQPDEIILVADGALGQEAVNVAKTFHDALSLTGLILTKMDGDARGGAALSIKSVTGVPIKFVGTGEKTADFEVFHPDRLASRILGMGDVVSLVEKAQETIDQKEAERMAEKMRKADFNLEDFLSQMQQVKKMGSMQSILGMMPGMSGVELPGDADKQMKRTEAIILSMTVQERRKPQILNGNRRIRIANGAGVKVVEVNQLMKQFEQMQKLMKMMKGGNQKKLMRQMEAMRKGGGMGGMPGF from the coding sequence ATGTTCGAATCCCTGACCGACAAACTGACCAACGCGCTGCGCAACCTCCGCGGCGTCGGCAAGCTGTCCGAGGAAAACATGGCCGACGCGCTCAAGGAAGTGCGCGCCGCCCTCCTCGCCGCCGACGTGCACTTCAAGGTCGCGCGCGAATTCATCGAGCGCGTGCAGACAGCCGTCGTCGGTCAGGAAGTCCTGAAATCGGTCACGCCGGGCCAGATGGTCATCAAGATCATCCACGACGAGCTCGTGAAGCTGCTCGGCGAAGGCACGACCGAACTCTCCGCCAAGCGCCCGTTGCGCATCCTGATGGTCGGTCTGCACGGCTCGGGCAAAACCACCTCGACCGCGAAGCTCGGCAAATTGCTCAAGAAAAAGGGTGCTCGCCCCTTCGTCGTCGCGTGCGACGTCTATCGCCCCGCCGCCATCGACCAGCTCGAGATTCTCGCGAAGCAGGAAGAACTCGGCTTCTACTGCGACCGCGCCTCCAAGGACGTGCCCGCCATCGGCGCCCAGGCGCTGGACGCCGCGACCGCCGCCAACGCCGACATCATCCTCTTCGACACCGCCGGCCGACTCCAGATCGACACCGAGTTGGTCGAGGAAGTGAAGAAACTCAGCGCGCGTGTGCAACCCGACGAGATCATCCTCGTCGCCGACGGCGCCCTCGGCCAGGAGGCCGTGAACGTCGCCAAGACCTTCCACGACGCCCTCTCGCTCACCGGCCTCATCCTCACGAAGATGGATGGCGACGCCCGCGGCGGCGCCGCGCTGTCGATCAAGAGCGTCACCGGCGTGCCGATCAAATTCGTCGGCACCGGCGAAAAGACGGCGGACTTCGAGGTGTTTCACCCGGACCGCCTCGCCTCGCGCATCCTCGGCATGGGCGACGTCGTGTCGCTCGTCGAGAAGGCGCAGGAGACCATCGATCAGAAGGAAGCCGAGCGCATGGCGGAGAAGATGCGCAAGGCGGACTTCAACCTCGAAGACTTCCTCTCGCAGATGCAGCAGGTGAAGAAGATGGGCTCGATGCAGTCCATCCTCGGCATGATGCCCGGCATGAGCGGCGTCGAATTGCCCGGCGACGCCGACAAGCAGATGAAGCGCACCGAAGCCATCATCCTCTCGATGACCGTGCAGGAGCGCCGGAAGCCGCAAATTCTCAATGGCAACCGCCGCATCCGTATCGCCAACGGCGCCGGCGTGAAGGTCGTCGAAGTGAATCAGCTCATGAAGCAGTTCGAACAGATGCAGAAGCTCATGAAGATGATGAAGGGCGGAAACCAGAAGAAGCTGATGCGCCAGATGGAAGCCATGCGCAAAGGCGGTGGCATGGGCGGCATGCCGGGTTTCTGA
- a CDS encoding Lrp/AsnC family transcriptional regulator, which produces MNPVLKLLLDGGQLTTAQMAQVAGVSESEVNQHLEQLKKEKIFLGWRPVLDLSRDAAAATVRAVIEVRITPERGGGFNRLAERISRFDEVESCFLMSGGYDLLLFVKGTTLQRVAAFVSEKLSTIEGVLSTSTHFQLRCYKDQGFILDQAESSGERLNVAP; this is translated from the coding sequence ATGAACCCTGTTCTCAAGCTGTTGCTCGACGGCGGCCAACTCACCACTGCCCAAATGGCGCAAGTGGCGGGCGTCTCCGAATCCGAAGTCAATCAGCACCTGGAACAGTTGAAGAAGGAAAAAATCTTCCTCGGCTGGCGTCCGGTGCTCGATCTCTCGCGCGACGCCGCAGCAGCTACCGTGCGGGCCGTCATCGAGGTCCGCATCACTCCGGAACGGGGCGGCGGTTTCAACCGCTTGGCCGAGCGCATCAGCCGGTTCGACGAGGTTGAGTCGTGCTTCCTCATGTCGGGCGGCTACGACCTGCTCCTTTTCGTCAAGGGCACCACGCTCCAACGCGTCGCGGCTTTCGTCTCCGAAAAGCTGTCCACGATCGAGGGCGTGCTCTCGACCTCCACGCATTTCCAACTCCGCTGCTATAAGGACCAGGGCTTCATCCTCGATCAAGCCGAGTCCTCGGGCGAGCGGTTGAACGTCGCGCCGTAA
- a CDS encoding aminotransferase class I/II-fold pyridoxal phosphate-dependent enzyme, which translates to MSTDPKRWVAGHVAALPKSGIRDFFELVAQMKNEGGVISLGVGEPDFVTPWHIREAAIYAIEKGKTYYTSNLGMIELRRAIADYVAQHFNVSYRPEDQILVAVGVSEALDLACRAFLNPGDKVLFHQPCYVSYSPSIALTHAIPVAVPTYAKDNFALTAESLRAAWQPGCRMLMLNLPCNPTGGTCTREQLTEIAEFCREKDLLVLSDEIYSELTFDGTHTSIASLPGMAERTIFLHGFSKAFAMTGWRIGYACGPAVLIDAMMKVHQYSMLCASIIAQEAALEALRNGWDSVVKMRDQYHRRRDLVVRRFNEIGLKCHSPRGSFYAFPDVKSTGMTEKDFAVGLLKEHKVAVVPGTAFGDNGHGHVRACFATSYEQLIDACDRMEKFVAAGGKR; encoded by the coding sequence ATGAGCACCGACCCGAAACGCTGGGTGGCGGGCCATGTGGCCGCGTTGCCCAAGAGCGGTATCCGCGACTTCTTCGAACTCGTCGCCCAAATGAAAAATGAGGGCGGCGTGATCTCCCTCGGCGTGGGCGAGCCCGACTTCGTCACGCCGTGGCACATCCGCGAGGCCGCGATCTACGCGATCGAAAAGGGCAAGACCTACTACACGTCCAACCTCGGCATGATCGAACTGCGCCGCGCGATCGCCGACTACGTCGCGCAGCACTTCAACGTCAGTTACCGGCCCGAGGATCAAATTCTCGTGGCCGTCGGCGTGTCCGAGGCGCTCGACCTCGCTTGTCGCGCGTTCCTCAATCCCGGCGACAAGGTGCTGTTTCACCAGCCGTGCTACGTCTCGTATTCGCCGAGCATCGCGCTCACGCACGCGATCCCCGTCGCGGTGCCGACGTATGCGAAGGACAACTTCGCTCTCACCGCCGAATCGCTCCGCGCCGCCTGGCAGCCCGGTTGCCGCATGTTGATGCTCAACCTGCCGTGCAATCCGACTGGCGGCACCTGCACGCGCGAGCAGTTGACCGAGATCGCGGAGTTCTGCCGCGAAAAGGACCTGCTCGTGCTCTCCGACGAGATCTACTCGGAGCTCACGTTCGACGGCACGCACACCAGCATCGCCAGCCTGCCCGGCATGGCGGAGCGCACGATCTTCCTGCACGGTTTCTCGAAGGCATTCGCGATGACCGGCTGGCGCATCGGCTACGCGTGCGGCCCGGCCGTGTTGATCGATGCGATGATGAAGGTGCACCAATACTCGATGCTTTGCGCCTCGATCATCGCGCAGGAAGCGGCGCTTGAGGCGCTGCGCAACGGCTGGGATTCCGTCGTGAAAATGCGCGACCAATATCACCGCCGCCGCGACCTCGTCGTCCGCCGTTTCAACGAGATTGGCCTCAAGTGCCACTCGCCGCGCGGTTCGTTCTACGCATTCCCCGACGTGAAGAGCACCGGCATGACCGAGAAGGATTTCGCCGTCGGCCTGCTCAAGGAGCACAAGGTCGCCGTCGTCCCCGGCACGGCCTTCGGCGACAACGGCCACGGTCACGTCCGCGCCTGCTTCGCCACCAGCTACGAGCAGCTGATCGATGCCTGCGACCGGATGGAGAAGTTCGTGGCGGCTGGCGGTAAGCGATAA
- the der gene encoding ribosome biogenesis GTPase Der, which produces MSRTVAIVGRPNVGKSRLFNRLAKRRVSIVHDQPGVTRDIVSVEVKDGGYTLMDTGGLGLQDANTPSKLIKASEAQVEFAIRAASVICFVVDAKEGLTSLDERVGQMLRKAKKHVILVANKADHGEEKVGEVGELFRLGFGEPIFVSAEHGNGEAILREKILEKLPAAEPEPEDHDKKRLTLCFVGRPNVGKSSLSNRLLKHERLIVSDVPGTTRDSVELDFDYKSRDGKVWPFRLIDTAGIRPATKLSSSVEYFSRVRSIDAIHTADVVFMVLDAMEGVTQQDKAIAGEIVSAGRPIVVIVNKWDLVFAAIRRGDLKKYDNERDFREKFEKALYDRLFFTPGAPVMFVSALTGHDIERMLKSARALDERLGRKIPTAKLNAAIVELTDRTPPPAVGGQRFRAYYATQTGNRPFRIKIFCNREEKLTESYRRYLEGGLVEEFHLDGCPIHFDLVGKKKISIDERLSRRGQKRNEAAAADEDIDTDFAGEPIVLDD; this is translated from the coding sequence ATGAGCCGCACCGTCGCCATCGTTGGCCGCCCCAATGTGGGCAAAAGCCGCCTGTTTAACCGACTGGCGAAGCGCCGCGTTTCCATTGTCCACGATCAACCCGGCGTCACGCGCGACATCGTCTCTGTCGAGGTCAAGGACGGCGGCTACACGCTTATGGACACCGGTGGCCTCGGCCTGCAGGACGCCAATACGCCGTCGAAGCTGATCAAGGCCTCCGAGGCGCAGGTCGAATTCGCGATCCGCGCGGCCAGCGTGATCTGCTTCGTCGTCGACGCCAAGGAGGGCCTGACCTCGCTCGACGAGCGCGTCGGCCAGATGCTCCGCAAGGCGAAGAAGCACGTCATCCTCGTCGCCAACAAGGCCGACCACGGTGAGGAAAAGGTTGGCGAAGTCGGCGAGTTATTCCGCCTCGGGTTTGGCGAGCCGATCTTCGTTTCCGCCGAGCACGGCAACGGTGAAGCGATCCTCCGCGAGAAGATACTCGAGAAACTTCCCGCGGCCGAACCCGAGCCCGAAGACCACGACAAGAAGCGCCTCACGCTCTGCTTCGTCGGGCGTCCGAACGTCGGCAAATCCTCGCTCTCGAACCGCCTCCTCAAGCACGAGCGGCTCATCGTCTCCGACGTGCCCGGCACGACGCGCGATTCCGTGGAACTCGACTTCGACTACAAGTCGCGCGACGGCAAGGTCTGGCCGTTCCGTCTCATCGACACCGCCGGCATCCGCCCCGCGACGAAGCTCTCTTCCTCGGTCGAATATTTCTCCCGCGTCCGCTCCATCGACGCCATCCACACCGCCGACGTCGTTTTCATGGTGCTCGACGCGATGGAAGGCGTGACGCAGCAGGACAAGGCCATCGCCGGCGAGATCGTCAGCGCCGGACGCCCGATCGTCGTCATCGTCAACAAGTGGGATCTCGTCTTCGCCGCCATCCGCCGCGGCGACCTGAAAAAATACGACAACGAGCGCGATTTCCGCGAAAAGTTCGAGAAGGCGCTCTACGACCGCCTGTTCTTCACCCCCGGCGCGCCCGTGATGTTCGTCTCCGCCCTGACCGGCCACGATATCGAGCGCATGCTCAAGTCCGCGCGCGCCCTCGACGAACGCCTCGGCCGCAAGATTCCGACCGCGAAACTCAACGCCGCCATCGTCGAGCTCACCGACCGCACTCCGCCGCCCGCGGTCGGTGGCCAGCGCTTCCGCGCCTACTACGCCACGCAGACCGGCAACCGTCCGTTTCGTATCAAGATTTTCTGCAACCGTGAGGAGAAGCTCACCGAAAGCTATCGCCGCTACCTCGAAGGCGGACTCGTCGAGGAGTTCCACCTCGACGGTTGCCCGATCCACTTCGATCTCGTGGGCAAGAAGAAGATCTCGATCGACGAGCGCCTCTCGCGGCGCGGCCAAAAGCGCAACGAAGCCGCCGCGGCTGACGAGGACATCGACACGGATTTCGCGGGCGAGCCGATCGTGTTGGATGACTGA
- the fmt gene encoding methionyl-tRNA formyltransferase: MGSDAIALPMLNWLAGEGSGAHIVAVFTQPDRPVGRGQKVQPNAIKLWAHERGIPVHQPERLREAELATLASCNADLALVMAYGHILRDAFINAPRLGTLNFHTSLLPKYRGASPIQTAVASGESTTGVTLMRIVAALDAGPVADVERVEIGPRDTALSVETKLAAACVPLIARALPKLAAGTQEFREQDHAGATFCRKLEKADGALDFTRPAAALAARINGLFPWPATTVEIAGQPIKFGSAEVCNLLGYKSGEPGCVLGADREGLLVATGAGALRVLRLQRPGGKMLEAGEFLRGFPIVAGTLLPSQPMPELVGAKPFPRPPR, translated from the coding sequence ATGGGCTCGGACGCGATCGCCTTGCCGATGCTGAACTGGCTGGCAGGCGAGGGGAGCGGCGCGCACATCGTCGCGGTCTTCACGCAGCCCGACCGGCCGGTCGGCCGCGGTCAAAAGGTGCAGCCCAACGCGATCAAGCTCTGGGCCCACGAACGCGGCATCCCCGTCCACCAGCCGGAGAGATTGCGCGAAGCCGAACTTGCCACGCTCGCGAGCTGCAACGCGGACCTCGCGCTCGTCATGGCCTACGGCCACATCCTGCGCGACGCGTTCATCAACGCGCCGCGTCTCGGCACGCTGAATTTCCACACCTCGCTGCTGCCGAAATACCGCGGCGCCTCGCCGATCCAGACCGCCGTCGCCAGCGGCGAGAGCACGACCGGCGTCACGCTCATGCGCATCGTCGCCGCGCTCGACGCCGGCCCGGTGGCCGATGTGGAACGCGTCGAGATCGGGCCGCGCGACACTGCCCTCAGCGTCGAAACGAAGCTGGCCGCCGCCTGCGTCCCGCTCATCGCGCGCGCGCTGCCCAAGCTCGCCGCCGGCACGCAGGAGTTTCGCGAGCAGGACCACGCGGGCGCCACGTTTTGCCGCAAGCTCGAGAAGGCGGACGGCGCGCTCGATTTCACGCGCCCTGCCGCCGCCCTCGCCGCGCGCATCAACGGACTCTTTCCCTGGCCGGCGACGACCGTCGAGATCGCCGGCCAGCCGATCAAGTTCGGTTCCGCGGAGGTTTGTAACCTATTAGGTTACAAATCCGGCGAGCCCGGTTGCGTTCTCGGGGCCGACCGCGAGGGGCTTCTGGTCGCGACGGGCGCCGGAGCGCTGCGCGTGCTCCGTCTGCAACGACCCGGCGGCAAAATGCTCGAAGCAGGCGAATTTCTCCGCGGCTTCCCCATCGTGGCGGGCACGCTGCTGCCGTCGCAGCCGATGCCGGAGTTGGTCGGAGCGAAGCCTTTCCCGCGTCCGCCGCGCTGA
- a CDS encoding LysM peptidoglycan-binding domain-containing protein, protein MRTWFLLGSLATVTVLAQPANNAAFELASVREDVRELKQRIGELSLTIEQLSRENATLQSRANQSYATVEQLNKAIAELNRAVQGDLAEQKREVLAQVAGQLERLGKQTNAALEALAKNQAARPAVQTSFSEDFPKQGVNYTVQTGDTLSSIAQKNGARLQDIINANKVSDPTKIRVGQTLFIPLAK, encoded by the coding sequence ATGCGAACGTGGTTTCTACTCGGGAGTCTCGCGACCGTCACCGTCCTGGCCCAGCCGGCCAATAACGCGGCGTTCGAGCTGGCGAGTGTGCGGGAGGATGTCCGCGAGCTGAAGCAGCGCATCGGCGAACTGTCGCTGACCATCGAGCAACTCTCGCGCGAAAACGCCACGCTGCAGTCCAGGGCGAACCAGAGCTACGCGACCGTCGAGCAACTCAACAAGGCGATCGCCGAGCTCAATCGCGCGGTGCAAGGCGACCTCGCGGAGCAGAAACGCGAAGTGCTCGCGCAAGTCGCCGGGCAGCTCGAGCGCCTGGGAAAACAAACGAACGCTGCGCTCGAGGCGCTCGCCAAGAACCAAGCCGCGCGCCCGGCGGTGCAGACGAGTTTCTCCGAGGATTTTCCGAAACAAGGCGTCAACTACACGGTGCAAACCGGCGACACGCTCTCCTCGATCGCGCAGAAGAACGGCGCACGCCTCCAGGATATCATCAACGCAAACAAAGTCAGCGACCCGACGAAGATCCGCGTCGGCCAGACGCTATTCATCCCTCTCGCCAAATAA